Proteins co-encoded in one Brassica oleracea var. oleracea cultivar TO1000 chromosome C4, BOL, whole genome shotgun sequence genomic window:
- the LOC106340017 gene encoding E3 ubiquitin-protein ligase PUB22-like encodes MDQEIEIPSFFLCPISLDIMKDPVIVSTGITYDRNSIEKWLFTGKENSCPVTKQVITETDLTPNHTLRRLIQSWCSLNASHGIETIPTPKPPISKSEIERLIKDSSSSHKNQVKCLKRLRQIASENNTNKRCLEAAEVPEFLANIISNLVGTSSSLNDMSNMLENRFDSSRSLMDEALSLLYHLNASETARKSLLNNKKGTNLVKTLTKIMQRGIYESRAYATLLLKKILEVADPMQIILLERELFTEVVQILHDQISHKATKSAMQILMITCPWGRNRHKAVEAGAASMIIELLLDESFSSERRNVEMAMVVLDVLCQCAEGRAEFLNHGAAIAVVSKKILRVSQITSERAVRVLLSVGRFCATPCLLQEMLQLGVVAKLCLVLQASCGNKTKEKAKELLKLHARVWRESPCVPRNLYASYPA; translated from the coding sequence ATGGATCAAGAAATAGAGATTCCTTCTTTCTTTCTATGTCCGATCTCTCTAGATATCATGAAGGATCCGGTGATAGTTTCAACCGGAATAACCTACGACAGAAATAGCATCGAGAAATGGCTCTTCACTGGTAAGGAAAACTCATGTCCGGTCACCAAACAAGTCATAACCGAGACCGATCTCACACCAAACCACACTCTTCGTCGTCTGATCCAATCTTGGTGTAGTCTCAACGCATCCCACGGCATCGAGACAATCCCAACCCCAAAACCTCCAATCTCTAAATCCGAGATCGAAAGACTCATCAAAGATTCTTCATCTTCACATAAAAACCAAGTTAAATGCCTCAAAAGACTTCGTCAAATAGCATCGGAGAATAATACGAACAAGAGATGCTTAGAAGCCGCAGAAGTTCCAGAGTTCTTGGCAAATATCATCAGCAACTTAGTAGGTACTTCATCGAGTCTCAATGATATGTCAAACATGTTGGAGAATAGGTTTGATTCTTCAAGAAGCTTAATGGATGAAGCTTTAAGTTTACTCTATCATCTCAACGCATCAGAGACAGCCCGCAAGAGTCTTTTAAACAACAAGAAGGGAACAAATCTTGTGAAAACGTTGACTAAGATTATGCAACGTGGGATCTACGAGTCAAGAGCCTATGCAACTTTGCTTCTCAAGAAGATTCTCGAAGTTGCGGATCCAATGCAAATCATATTGTTGGAACGTGAGCTTTTCACTGAGGTGGTTCAGATCTTGCATGACCAGATCTCTCACAAGGCAACGAAGTCAGCAATGCAGATCTTGATGATTACATGTCCATGGGGAAGGAATAGACATAAAGCTGTGGAAGCTGGAGCGGCCTCCATGATAATCGAGCTTCTTCTGGATGAAAGTTTCTCATCAGAGAGAAGGAATGTAGAGATGGCGATGGTGGTTCTTGATGTGTTATGTCAGTGTGCAGAAGGAAGAGCTGAGTTCTTGAATCATGGTGCGGCTATTGCGGTCGTGTCTAAGAAGATATTGAGGGTCTCTCAGATAACTAGCGAAAGGGCGGTTAGGGTTTTGCTTTCTGTTGGGAGGTTTTGTGCGACGCCATGTTTGTTACAAGAGATGTTGCAACTGGGAGTTGTAGCGAAGCTGTGTCTGGTGCTTCAAGCGAGTTGCGGAAACAAGACTAAAGAAAAGGCAAAGGAGTTACTTAAGCTTCACGCTAGGGTTTGGAGGGAATCACCTTGTGTCCCAAGAAATTTATATGCTTCGTATCCTGCTTGA